In a single window of the Terrirubrum flagellatum genome:
- a CDS encoding GntR family transcriptional regulator has translation MSAPTASAVDIDETSGDRSLSQTLKAQILLRKLLLSGEISPGERVSEPQMVVRLGVSRTPVRMALVRLEEEGLLEAIPSGGFAVKAFDEREMFEAIEIRGTLEGLAARFAAERGVSLLELDRASAVLDQLDEVLRAGDGVDLSRYVELNARFHDMLTDFSDSEALTRQIQRANALPFASPSALVLVQKGGADAPPILLVAQDQHRCVLTAIRRREGARAEAIMREHARIAHRNLEYALANQPIMELIPGAALIRRRPGR, from the coding sequence ATGAGCGCGCCAACCGCTTCCGCAGTCGATATCGACGAAACCTCCGGCGACCGCTCGCTCTCGCAAACGCTGAAGGCGCAGATTCTCCTGCGCAAGCTGCTGCTCAGCGGCGAGATTTCGCCGGGCGAGCGGGTGTCCGAACCACAGATGGTCGTCCGTCTCGGCGTTTCCCGCACGCCGGTTCGCATGGCGCTGGTGCGCTTGGAGGAAGAGGGGCTGCTCGAGGCGATCCCGTCCGGCGGCTTCGCTGTCAAGGCGTTCGACGAACGCGAGATGTTCGAGGCGATCGAGATTCGCGGCACGCTCGAAGGGCTCGCTGCGCGGTTCGCGGCCGAGCGCGGCGTCTCTCTTCTCGAACTCGATCGCGCGTCGGCCGTGCTCGATCAGCTCGACGAGGTCTTGAGGGCGGGCGATGGCGTCGACCTCTCTCGTTATGTCGAGCTCAATGCGCGCTTTCACGACATGCTGACCGATTTCTCGGACAGCGAAGCGCTGACGCGCCAGATCCAGCGCGCCAACGCGCTGCCCTTCGCGTCGCCAAGCGCGCTTGTTCTCGTTCAGAAGGGCGGCGCGGACGCTCCGCCGATCCTGCTCGTCGCGCAGGATCAGCATCGCTGCGTGCTGACCGCGATCCGCCGCCGCGAAGGCGCGCGCGCCGAGGCGATCATGCGGGAGCATGCGCGCATCGCGCATCGCAATCTCGAATATGCGCTCGCCAATCAACCAATCATGGAGCTTATTCCGGGAGCCGCG
- a CDS encoding PDR/VanB family oxidoreductase, with the protein MASTPIEWRQATLRGTRDVARDIRLFEIEPSGPFVAPTPGAHINVTVHVDGRADKRSYSVVGPCHDGVYRIAVKLLPDSRGGSRYMWSLSPGARLTISTPGNHFELGRRRPQYTLLAGGIGVTPIYSMALALMQSGADFRMLYACRSRDDAAFAEELREKIGDRLELFVDEEGGRVDLDAAIARLAPGGEFYVCGPLGMLEAAKRAWAHSGRPVDQLRFETFGASGRFASTPFTVKIPRLGVEIEVPVNQSMLDAMEAAGVAMISDCRRGECGLCALRILNAEGIVDHRDFFFSDEEKAENAKLCTCVSRLAGGVLTIDTADRIAA; encoded by the coding sequence ATGGCGTCGACCCCGATCGAATGGCGCCAGGCGACATTGCGCGGAACGCGCGACGTCGCGCGTGATATCAGGCTTTTCGAAATCGAGCCGTCTGGACCGTTCGTCGCGCCGACTCCCGGCGCGCATATCAATGTGACGGTCCATGTCGACGGCCGCGCCGACAAGCGCTCTTATTCGGTCGTCGGCCCCTGCCACGATGGCGTCTATCGCATCGCGGTGAAGCTTTTGCCGGATTCGCGCGGCGGCTCGCGCTATATGTGGAGTCTGTCGCCAGGCGCGCGGCTGACGATTTCGACCCCGGGCAACCATTTCGAACTCGGACGGAGAAGGCCGCAATATACTTTGCTTGCCGGCGGCATCGGCGTGACGCCGATCTATTCGATGGCGCTGGCGCTCATGCAATCGGGCGCCGATTTCCGCATGCTTTACGCCTGTCGCAGCCGAGACGACGCGGCCTTCGCCGAAGAGCTGCGTGAGAAGATCGGCGACAGACTCGAATTGTTCGTCGATGAGGAGGGCGGTCGCGTTGATCTTGACGCTGCGATCGCGCGTCTTGCGCCCGGCGGCGAATTCTATGTCTGCGGGCCGCTCGGCATGCTCGAAGCGGCGAAGCGCGCGTGGGCGCATAGCGGCCGGCCCGTTGATCAATTGCGCTTCGAGACGTTTGGCGCCAGCGGCCGTTTCGCCTCGACGCCCTTCACCGTGAAAATCCCGCGCCTCGGCGTCGAGATCGAGGTTCCTGTCAATCAGTCCATGCTCGACGCGATGGAGGCGGCCGGCGTCGCTATGATTTCCGATTGTCGGCGCGGCGAGTGTGGGCTCTGCGCGCTGCGCATTCTCAACGCTGAGGGTATTGTCGATCATCGCGACTTCTTCTTCAGCGATGAGGAGAAGGCCGAGAACGCCAAACTCTGCACCTGCGTTTCGCGCCTGGCGGGCGGCGTGCTGACCATCGACACCGCCGACAGGATCGCCGCATGA
- a CDS encoding aromatic ring-hydroxylating dioxygenase subunit alpha, producing the protein MSERKPFPLNAWYAAAWGREIARELAPRTICGKAMVLYRKSDGEVAALEDACWHRLLPLSLGRLEGDQVVCGYHGLIFNAEGRCTYMPAQKTINPSACVRAYPTAEKHRLVWVWPGDPALADPAKIPDFHWNDGDEWVGEGGTFYSLQCDYRLVIDNLMDLTHETYVHAGSIGDEAITSAPFEATHTDRTATITRWMINIDPPPFWKKQLGKSGAHVDRWQIIRFEAPSTVVGDVGVAVTGTGAPQGDRSQGVNGAFLAAITPETDKSCHYFWNFVRTFRRDDEQLTRDINTAHVNDGHGVYDQDHAVLEAQQKAIDVNPRLPFYNLNIDAGALWARRLIDDLLDAEQGRAPQSQAQAAE; encoded by the coding sequence CCTGGGGTCGCGAGATCGCGCGGGAACTGGCTCCCCGAACCATCTGCGGCAAGGCGATGGTGCTCTATCGCAAGTCTGACGGAGAGGTCGCCGCGCTCGAGGACGCCTGCTGGCATCGGCTGCTGCCGCTGTCGCTCGGCCGGCTTGAGGGCGATCAAGTGGTGTGCGGCTATCACGGCCTCATCTTCAACGCCGAGGGCCGCTGCACCTACATGCCGGCGCAGAAAACCATCAATCCGTCAGCCTGCGTGCGCGCCTATCCCACCGCCGAGAAGCACCGGCTGGTCTGGGTCTGGCCGGGCGATCCCGCGCTCGCCGATCCCGCGAAGATTCCCGACTTCCACTGGAACGATGGTGATGAATGGGTGGGCGAAGGCGGGACCTTCTACAGCCTGCAATGCGACTACCGGCTGGTGATCGACAATCTCATGGATCTCACCCACGAGACCTATGTCCATGCCGGCAGCATCGGGGACGAAGCCATCACAAGCGCGCCGTTCGAGGCGACGCACACCGATCGCACGGCGACCATCACGCGCTGGATGATCAATATCGATCCGCCGCCCTTCTGGAAGAAGCAGCTTGGCAAGTCAGGCGCGCATGTCGACCGCTGGCAGATCATCCGCTTCGAGGCGCCCTCGACCGTCGTCGGCGATGTCGGCGTCGCTGTCACCGGAACCGGCGCGCCGCAGGGCGATCGTTCGCAAGGCGTCAATGGCGCGTTCCTCGCCGCGATCACGCCCGAGACAGACAAGAGTTGCCATTATTTCTGGAATTTCGTGCGCACCTTCCGGCGCGATGACGAACAGCTCACGCGCGATATCAACACGGCGCATGTGAATGACGGGCATGGCGTCTATGATCAGGATCACGCCGTGCTCGAAGCGCAGCAGAAGGCGATTGACGTCAATCCGCGCCTGCCCTTCTATAATCTCAATATCGACGCCGGCGCCTTGTGGGCGCGCCGGCTGATCGACGATCTCCTCGACGCCGAGCAGGGGCGGGCGCCCCAATCGCAGGCGCAGGCGGCGGAATAG